CAGTGGGAGAGTTCAACTGATTGCAGAAAGCCCTATACCATCGACGCAGACTGCGACTTGTGCAGGAGGTGATCGCTAGGAGGAAGTGAGATCGTAACAGGGCGGGGGCACTCTACAGAACCCTTTCTCTTGAAATAGAAAGCTGTGAATCGTGCAGTCATTGGTCTAGGTTTGGTCTGCTTTAGTGCTGGTATGTCTAGTAGCTGAGTCAGAAGCGGTTGCATCGATCTCAGGATAAGGTTCTCAACGCCTAGCATAACTCATGCGATAGACCCCCAAGCTTTGAAAGTTCGGCTTGAATCGTCGATCGCAGATCATCATCGTAGTCCGAAAGAATTTGTGTTTCTGTCGTAATCAGCGTAACTTTAGGAATCAAAGCGTTCATAATGCCTGCTGCTTTCACGGCGATATGATTGCTGCCAACGATCACGAGATGATCGGGTCGATCACTGAGGTCTAGCAGTTCGCGAGTCGTAATCGCATTCTCAATTCCGGGCAGATCTGGCTTAACCGCATTTCCGCCCACAGCGATCAGAATTTTATTGGCTGTCACTCGGCGATCGCCAATTTCTAACGTGTGAGCATCCAAAAACCGAGCTTGTCCATCGATCAGTTCCGCTTCTGCTTTTTGTAGATGCTCGATGTGGACTTGGCTCAGATGCTGAATGTGCTGCTCTTTAGCTTTCATGAACTGAGACCAATCAAACTGACACGAGACATTACCCCAACCATACTCATCAGCGCTCTGAAAGAATTGCAAAAAGCTAGCAGCATAGGTCATCAGTTTTTCAGGAATACAACCGTGAACGACACAAGTTCCACCGACTTGACCACGTTCGACGATCGCGACTCTAGCGCCATAGCTAGCAGCTCGCTCCGATGCAGCTAGACCACCCGGACCCGCTCCAATCACAATCAAGTCATAATCAAAATTCATGGTATCTGCTAATCCATTGTGAAGAGAACGATTACTGCTGAACCTTAGCTACGATAGCTTCGTCATTACGATCGTAGCGAGTGCTTTCATAGCATTCAATCCAGCATAGAAAAATGAGATAGCTGTGAAATGAGGGTCTATCGCGGGGTAGGACGTGTCTACCTATCGATAGAGAGACGCGATCGTAGTTTAGGTCTTCTAGATTAAAACCGAGATTGCACACAGCAAACTTAGAAATTAAACAGGAGACACATTCAGATGCCACACCAAAACTATCAATCGATTCTCGATGCGGCAATTCATTGTGCTTACGAATGTGAACATTGTGCAGATGCCTGTTTAGGCGCGATGCCTGACTGTGCGCGGGTCTGTACCGATTGCGCTCAAATCTGCTGGGCTTCGGCATCTTATATGAGCCGTGGATCTCGCTTCATTCCTCAAGTTGTTCGCGCCTGCATTGAAATTTGTGATGCTTGTGCGGCGGAATGTGAAAAGTACCCAGACAATTCTCACTGTCAAAAATGTGCCCAAGCTTGCCGCCAAGCTTCTGCGGAGTATAAGAAAGTGGCAAGCGTCGCAGGAATTGCCTAGCATATTGCTCAAACTGTCCTACTCAAAGAGGTTGCCTTTCATTTGATAGATAGGCAACCTTTTCTTACTACGGTGAAGTTTGTTCTAGGTGACGTTGATTAGCATTGTTAATCCCCCTGCACCCTGCGTCTCAACATTATCATTAGTGGCATGGTGAGCAATGTGGCAATGCAGTAACCATTTTCCCTTCTCCCGCGCCGTCCAAATTACGTCATACCGCTCACCTGGTGCAACATTGATCGTGTCTTTCTCGATCTGGGCAGCGACTGGAACCGGATTCCCATCGGTTGCTACAATTCTGAAAGGTCCACCATGAATGTGCATCGGATGGATAAACGCATTGTTCGACCCGATGAAGCGGAAGCGAATCTTTTCGCCGACTTTAGCATTGACTGTTTCGGTAGAAGGATAGGCTTTGCCATTGATGGTAAAAAAGTTGGGGAGTAAACCCTCCATCGGCATTGCGGGGAAAGTGTAGCCTTGTTTCACTGTCCATTCTTGCAGTTGAACCGTTACATCTTGATCGAAGGCGGGAGTATTCGCTTTCTTCGGTTCAATAATCAACGCGCCGTACATTCCTAGCGTTTGTTGTCGATCGACATCTTTATGCGAGTGGTAGAAATAAGTACCTGATTGCTTGACCGTGAATTCGTAGGTGTAGCTTTCACCAGGCGCGATCGGTTTCTGAGTTACATCGGCAGGTCCATCCATATTATTTGGCACAATCATACCGTGCCAGTGAACCGTCGTTGGCTCAGACAGATTGTTTTTGACGATCATGCGAATACGATCGCCTTCTGTCACCTGAATTCGGGGACCAGGAACTTGACGATTAAAGGCATAGGCAGCCACTTGTGTTCCAGGTAAGATGTTCCACTTAATTAGAGAGACATCTAGATTAAAAACCTTGACACCATTCTCTAGCTTAGGTTCTAGTACCTGGTCGCCTCGTGCATCCGCAGGAGCGGTGTAGGCAATCTTGGTTAAATCGACGGCTGCCATGTCTGCCATTGCTTTCATGCTCGTATCAGCAGTCATGATCATTCCAGGTGGCATGACGAAGCCATTCATTTGAGAAACGCTACTCATCGGCGCAGCAGGTAGGGATGAAACGGGTGCAGGAGCAGTTGTCCCGTTCATATTCATTCCCGGCATGGATTCATTGCCTTGACTCACTCCGGGCATTGTGGATTGAGGCACATTTTTAGCGCTCATGCTGAAATCACCGTAGAAAGCCGCGATTAGAATTCCGATCGCAAGCGCGAACAAAGTCAAAAGCATGACCGCAAAAATCTGCGATCGCGTCGCTTTTGGCTTCATACCCATTCCAGTATGTGAATTTGTAGATGACTGATTCGAGTGAACTTTCATTTATCTTCCTTCCCTATCAGACATATCAAGCTCAGATGCGGGGTGAATCGCTTTATCGGTAGAAGCATTCGGTGCAGGTATCTCACCAGAAGTTGTAGCAATCCGGTTTCGTTCAGTAGCCAAACTATGACCGCCCTTACCCAAAGCTCTGACTGTTCCCATGCCATGTTTTAGACCAACAGCAACCAGCCACAGATTGACCGGAAAAGCGACAACCAAGCCAACCAATGTTGCCAATGACATCACGCCCCAAAAGCGAAGAGAGGTCGCTTCCATTGCCGTCATGTCGCGACTCATCAGAATCACCATCACCGGAATCATGCCCGCCATGACCGCGTTCATGGAAAGCCATTCAGGAGTGAAAGACCGTCGAACAGCTTTCAGGTACGAACCACCGAGCATATCTTTCATAAACAAGGCTTGAAAAATCAATAGCCCGAACGCAAAGCCGAACACATATTCAGAAATGACATCCAGCCACATCGGTAGCCCCAAAGCTGCGGTGATCGCAGCCGCGACAATAATTCCTGTTGCATCTCCTGCCATGCAGTGAATGGTTGATCCGAGTGTTTGCTTCCACAAGGGTCGAACAAACGCTTCGTGTTCTCCGGGGGCTGGCTCTTGGCAGGACAAGATGTACAAGGCTGCCCCAACGACTCCGGTGTAGAGTGTCACTAATATCCATCCCCATTTCATCACGGTAAGTTCAGGATTGCGAGTGAGGGCATCCCAAGCAACGTAAATGACCGCGATCGCGCTCAGACTAAACCAAACTAGCAAAACCCGATCGATCAGCATCGCGTTTTGAGGCTGTGGTGCGATCGAAGGTGTCATTTCAGGCATCTTCATTCCAGGCATACTGGAATCCGTCGGAGATTGAGCAATGAAGCGATGAGGGCTGGGTGAGCTTTGACTTGATCCCAGTTTGGGAGTGAGAAAGACAACTGCGATCGCGGCTGTGAACAAAACTATCCACAAAGCGAGTTTAGAACGCATACTTACCTTGCTACAGT
This genomic interval from Leptolyngbya sp. NIES-2104 contains the following:
- a CDS encoding FAD-dependent oxidoreductase, with protein sequence MNFDYDLIVIGAGPGGLAASERAASYGARVAIVERGQVGGTCVVHGCIPEKLMTYAASFLQFFQSADEYGWGNVSCQFDWSQFMKAKEQHIQHLSQVHIEHLQKAEAELIDGQARFLDAHTLEIGDRRVTANKILIAVGGNAVKPDLPGIENAITTRELLDLSDRPDHLVIVGSNHIAVKAAGIMNALIPKVTLITTETQILSDYDDDLRSTIQAELSKLGGLSHELC
- a CDS encoding four-helix bundle copper-binding protein yields the protein MPHQNYQSILDAAIHCAYECEHCADACLGAMPDCARVCTDCAQICWASASYMSRGSRFIPQVVRACIEICDACAAECEKYPDNSHCQKCAQACRQASAEYKKVASVAGIA
- a CDS encoding multicopper oxidase family protein, translating into MKVHSNQSSTNSHTGMGMKPKATRSQIFAVMLLTLFALAIGILIAAFYGDFSMSAKNVPQSTMPGVSQGNESMPGMNMNGTTAPAPVSSLPAAPMSSVSQMNGFVMPPGMIMTADTSMKAMADMAAVDLTKIAYTAPADARGDQVLEPKLENGVKVFNLDVSLIKWNILPGTQVAAYAFNRQVPGPRIQVTEGDRIRMIVKNNLSEPTTVHWHGMIVPNNMDGPADVTQKPIAPGESYTYEFTVKQSGTYFYHSHKDVDRQQTLGMYGALIIEPKKANTPAFDQDVTVQLQEWTVKQGYTFPAMPMEGLLPNFFTINGKAYPSTETVNAKVGEKIRFRFIGSNNAFIHPMHIHGGPFRIVATDGNPVPVAAQIEKDTINVAPGERYDVIWTAREKGKWLLHCHIAHHATNDNVETQGAGGLTMLINVT
- a CDS encoding DUF4396 domain-containing protein is translated as MRSKLALWIVLFTAAIAVVFLTPKLGSSQSSPSPHRFIAQSPTDSSMPGMKMPEMTPSIAPQPQNAMLIDRVLLVWFSLSAIAVIYVAWDALTRNPELTVMKWGWILVTLYTGVVGAALYILSCQEPAPGEHEAFVRPLWKQTLGSTIHCMAGDATGIIVAAAITAALGLPMWLDVISEYVFGFAFGLLIFQALFMKDMLGGSYLKAVRRSFTPEWLSMNAVMAGMIPVMVILMSRDMTAMEATSLRFWGVMSLATLVGLVVAFPVNLWLVAVGLKHGMGTVRALGKGGHSLATERNRIATTSGEIPAPNASTDKAIHPASELDMSDREGR